DNA sequence from the Vanessa tameamea isolate UH-Manoa-2023 chromosome 21, ilVanTame1 primary haplotype, whole genome shotgun sequence genome:
ctatttttttttaattcatgccTCGCGGGGGTAAAATGTGAGGTGACCGTTTGTGTGATATAGGTGTAAATTTCGCGTGGGTAATGGTTCAGCTAGTTTAACATGCGGCTGACGGCAGGAAATTAAAACCAACCACACGAAACTGAAAATTGACTATGACTTAGCAATCGATAGCAAATgatctgatgatgatgatggtaggtggtcaacTTCGCAATATATATCCTTGCATCGCTAATTTCGCCTGATAGTATTGGCTTATCTACCTCCGCTGGCACACAGAGTTCAGTGTATGCAAGTACAAGACCGGCTAGCGTGGGAACCTCACCGTGTAGCCGCCGCCGCCGTCGCCGATGTAGCTCTGCGAGACGACGCGGTAGACCTTGTCCCGCCGTAGCGGCTCGTAGCGCGGCACGGCGCAGCGCAAGCAGCGCACGGCCGCGCGTAGCACGCGCGCGCCCGCCGGCTGCGACGCGTTGTACACGGCGCGCAGGCCTGCAACGCGACACGGCGCGACTATAGACCTACTGTCCAATTTCCGTTTTTCAAAGCCTCATCATCAGCCTTCGTTAATGTACAATACTATTGAATGCTTAGATTTGTCAGAATTACTAAAATGTATCGtttgtcttaaaaatatttcagcaaatataattattataaatcacatAAAATGTAGAAATGGTAGCTCACCGCCTATTTGCAACATCCGACTGCTGTAGAAGTTGCTAGGATCGCTTATTGCTACTCCCACTGAAAATTCCAGCGCTTCCAGAATATACTCTCCTTTCAAATCGTAAAGCTGGACATAATTCTCGAACGGAAACGCCATCAACAATGCCTCAGTCGTTAtttctgtttaataaattattattgtattgtaatatttgctgatatcattttattttaaaaatatataattttagtatatcaaatgtgtatatttcaaatatagtaTGCAGACAGACTTTTATTGAGAGTTAGTTCAAATAGatctataaagatttaaatatggCTGACTTTGTTCATATGCAAATATTCACATTAAGGGCTTAACACAAGTTACCTCGTCTATGTTAACGACgtttctcataaaaaaaattgacataaaaatgtTCAGTTCCTATGTTCTCCTATAGACGATGATTATATAAAAGCGCTTAAACGtagctatattatttaaaaaatgaagtatataattaaatgtgtaATCAGCTTAGTTCGGCTAGTAAATCCTTCCTCACGCTTTAAGGTAATGTATGTGAGAAAAGTTCAGAGCTCAAGTTCcatctgtttaaaaataattagctcTCTCAATTTCATACACGTAGATCGATTAGTTTCGGCACCGCACTAGTGATCTACTGTCGTGTAAGCGCACCTCCGACGTCGATGTGCGCGCGCACGCCGCCCGCGTTCATGAGACACACGTGCGCCCCGCCCCACTCGCCCGCGCGCGCCAGCCCCACCACCTGCAGGCATTAAGCGCTCACTGATGCATGGCTTACACGGGGTCAGTGACTGGACCCAGTGACTCGGTATTTCGGACCCAGACTCAGGCTACATGTTAACAGAATCGGAAAGTAAGTCAGTTGTACGACAGTCAGTAAGCTACGAGAAGGTACGTGGACATTCTATAACAAACTGGCAGCGATTACCCGAATGCGTCAGGCCAGCAAAGTTAGTCGCACTGGACTAATTTTGCTAACCCCGAATATAGAACAGGTGGCTAGTCACTGTACTGACTAGTGACCGTGAAGTCGTCGCTGGACTGGCTTGCTGTTACTGACCCTGTATAAACCAGGCTTTACAGATCCAGCCCATAGCTGTTTCTCTAAGAAGATTTGACGTAGGTTGGTTGACgcgtaggtttcctcacgatatatTCCTTCATCGCCGAATACGAGATTAAGTACGGTTAGTTATTTTCGGTTACAcccattgcatttttttttcaacaaaaaacaataatttaatttattgattatactcttatatttctttattattcacTTCAATTCACTAaactttcaaaacaaaaaaaagtgtcGTTAGAAAATTTTATGCGATACGAAACACGCCATGGAAGGGGTAGCGGCCGTGGATGATAAGTGAAAAAGATTTTACGTCATCACCAATCCCATTTCAGGACGGCCTTCGGTTCAGGATGGTTTTAAGTGGGTAAGAATTGTATATGTTTGACCCGGATAGATTCCGTGAAAGAAGGTGGTTAACCTCATCGATGAGACCGTCGCAAGCCCAGTTGGCCAAGTTGCACTCCCCGCGGTAACAGCCGCGCTGCAGCGCTGACAGTGAGCGACCCAACACCTCCTTGCCAATTGCGTCCACTTCCTGTCTCCACGGTTCCAGCAGACTCTCTATATGGGGATCTGGGAAAGATTTCATTTCTGATCATGAACTATAtttttacgtattattttaatgtataattagtataaattagacgaattatttcttttatttagcgTATTTACAATTGTCTGAACTCCTCTTCTTCGGTTTGACCATGTGCTAATGCGTTGGggttatatagtttttttttaaataggcagACTAGTGTACCTATGGGCCAATGACTAAATggtcattgaaaaaaatattccatattccttatattgtaaatacgccaccaaccttggaacacggatgttatgttattttgtcTAATAATACTAACTTATTCGTCTTTTGGACCAAAAAATAAACACTGAATATTGCTCAGAGGGAAACCATACGGCAACAATTAGTGCATACCTCTGACTATAGATGTGCCAAGGTAAATAGGTTGTCCCTTCCAAGATACAATTTTTCCAGCTTTATCTATATATAGCTTTATGTCACCCAGGTATCTTGTGTAACACGATGCCTGTACGATTAGTATCTAAaagaatagtatttaataaaagtagagcTTTAGTACAGTtaacaatagtttttattacgtaattttggatgatgtaataatttttttttaccaagtaaaaaaaaatatcatgttatttcaaaatgcaattaagatttataaaaaaatagtctttTTCAATTTTAGGTAGAGTAAAgactaataaataactttagcaTTGAATTGACGcggtatcattggtcgagatctctAATAacctatgatattaattatggattcgcCAAAAATTTTCATTTTGGATGTCGGCGAATTTGTTTTCGGAactttagaaattaaatttatgtcaacataatatgttaagttatagtgttatattataaatgaacatACATAGACATACTAAGCATAGGACTTGTACgtctaaagttttaatttttccaaattaacaaaaaaatattattcaatatttacccTGTGGCCGCTGTCCTGTGTGACGATAGTTGGGTATTCCCCGACCGGTCTGGAGCCGTCCGGAGCCTCACCGTTGTAGAGCAACGAGTGCGAGTGACCACCAACTATGATGTCTACGTCCGAAGACATACGTGCTGCTAATGAGCTGCAAACAATATGTCATCACAGTCTAGTCAGCTGCGCAGAAGATAGCAATAGTAGTAAACGGCTCAAAGGTTAGTTAAAGGTAGAACACGTCAATATTCTCAAAACAGTGTGGGTGTAACCACATCAACTATTTAATGTTaaccttattttgtttttattaatcatcTTATATTCTACGGCTAAAGAGCACTCCTGAGGAAATCTATGAATGAATTTCACTGgtatatatattcacaaatCTGGATCGAAATAGCTTAGTGGaatgtgaaattaataaaacgaaaatatgaGTTCAaatcatattacatattagttTAATACTTACATATCACTGGTATATCCGACGTGCGATAAAACTATGATAATGTCGACTCCCTTCTCAGTGAGTAACGCTGCTTCTCGATTAACCGCTTCTAATTCGTCTTCCATTATAACACGTCCAGTCGGGGCAGAGAACTACaattttatgcaattaaataagtaacaaaTTTGCAAGTGAAGGATTCGAAGATTCAAGAACATATGCAACATAACAAGCAACAAACTTCTTACACCTGTTATTCGAATGCATAGAGTTGCTAACTTTTGCTATATATATGTTACCGTTAAATTGCGTAAATCAGTTAGAGTGCAGATTAACAAGGGATTCTGCAGATTATATGGCTAAGTCagttaaagagaaaaaaaaaaattctattctTACATCAACTAGACAATCTGCAGAATACCTATGTTATCTGCAGACTAACGACCATGCATACGGTAAATTGCATAAATCAGGTTCTCGTTTGAATAAAACATGTAAATCAGTTGTaggcaataatttaatataatttttaggaCATACCtaaacaaagaaacaaaatatgaaattttaacttaaatattactccactgataaaatataacagatCAGACCAACtaggaaaaaaaacaatagaaacaTTCTGAAGTTGACAGGTTTAAGTGTACGTTTTATAGGACACATTGTCTTCCGCAATTTAACGATGTACTATTCGTTACTATgcaaactatttatttagtgaATTCACGGTAGGGTACAAGATACAATTAGTGATTTAGTATTTACACATTAGAAACAGACGATCtaattctgtatatttatttgttatattgaagattgtaaatattcataaaaaaattcataagaCCCAGTAAATATCCTACGAAAAAACTACCATAATGATCCCATAGTTTTGACtgtcaataagaaagtgtagtgcttctatttgaataaatcggCGCCAAATTGACACCATTAtagtaataagtaaataaacgtTGACATTAGTACTAGTTATCACtagaattaatgtaatattaaaatagtgtcTATCTTTACATAAGTGTATAAATACCtaataccaattaaaaattattgattgTTATGAAGTTGATAATACAAGAAGTATACGATGACTATCTCGATAAAGGTTAAATAACTGTTTATATCTCGAAATATTACTGCCTATCAGATAGGGAATTACATTTTACgcgcatttttttaattatttgacataTGATTGTACGTTTAGATAGACAGTTGTAGATAAataagtatgaaatatttaaacagtaatGATTGATGTTATATTTATCTTGCGCTAatcgcatatttttttattcttgaagtagaacataatatttgtaattttatatttagtttattttataatattgttagaaaaaatattggGGGGCGTCATCGAAAAATGGATGACAAGTAGTGGTTGTCCCGGCGAGGCTATATATGCTTATGCGCGCTTCAATCGCCACGCCCAAACAGACTCAGGTTTCTTTGCACGGCTTGAACGAAGAAGACGATAGCATCACTATTGCAAACGCTCGATTCGTAGGGTAAACACTACACATCACACACCTACAGTGTTGCCGTTTCCGGCGGAGACGAGGTCCTAGACTACTGACGTCACGAAAACGTTCGTGATGTCAATTAAACAGTGCCACGAGCAGAAGCGCTCGGAGCCCGTGAGGGCTCAAACTTCAAGGAGTACGCGTCCGCACGCCcagtgacgctgtaaaggccagtatgGCCAACAGCAAATGACAcacagacacaaaaaaaaacattcgccACGAATGTCGTGTACTGTCAATTTGTATTAGGGGAATCCTTGTCGCTCACTACACTAAATAAATGGAAGAAgtccttaaataaaatatatatttaaattataaatagcttatgtataaattagaaaaaagttTAAAACCAACCGTCCGCAGCAGAACGCCAATGATCCCAATCTTGCGTTGATTCCGTTCAACGACGATATGATTTTTCACAAAGGGCGTCATCTCTGGTTCGAAGGTCGTGTTAACATTGGCTCCTAACATTGGAGATTTCAGATGTTGCAAATACGGCAGCAGACCCTCGACGCCGTGATCGAATTCATGATTTCCAAGTACCTTTTcacatacaatatacatacattttattatataataatatgctttggaaaaaaatttaatatgatgttATAATAGACACTAATATCTGCTTTTATTACATCAATATTGTCAATAAGAGGCTGGTCTCAGACAAAGCACAAACATTCtctgtttttaataacataaaaaaatcagtatttctttattataatataaagcaaaaatGAAGGTTTCGTACTGATATTCTTGTCGTATTATGTTTCAGATAAcgtgcattttatttataaataacttacatGGGCGTCATGCGGtaacatattcataaaatgCTGGCTGGCATTCCATCGTAGGAAGTTATACCATATGGTGCCTTGGAAGGTATCTCCGCCATTGAGCAGTAGGGAGTCGGGCTCCGCTTCCAGCGCCTGCATGATAGCGGTATAGAGGCGCGAGAAGCCACCGATGCAGTCTCCTTCCGTTGGGTTGCATGGCCCACCACTTAATGCAATTTGgtcaaaactaaaaatatgaaagttataaatcaattatatatatatataattataatacatatatatatgtatgttgcaCATTTCGAGAGTCGAATAGTCATATCAGATAGTCTTCTGTAAGCCCGTGGATGCCGTAAGATCCGAAAGGAAATTTTGCTAAGCAAATCTTGCATAAAATTATTGCAGACGGGGAATTAACCCACTTGCAAGACATTAGGCataatttttaagcaattaacACCGACCCAAGCCAATGGAATctctatgattataaataatatatatatttaatgactttTCATTTCTTTGTGcgtcaatcacgtgaaaactacGTGTAAGAATCGAAGCGGGTTCATCCGTAGATGAATAAggatagataaataattttagaaaggCTATAATTTAACCAATTTCCATTGATCGTTCCCGCCCTTTTCATTTGATGCCCAACGAAGCGGACAGGTAACATATACACACATTTTTAGATTCGAATGTGTTATTTtccgaaagaagcgctttgtgttgggtaacatatattatacaaagagAAGTTATCCTTTGAATTGCTATGTTTCGTTATGACCCAAGGCGTGATTTAAGtaacataagtatattttatactggcttactctATGTTAGATCCCATGTTTGGCATTATATTGACATTATAGTAAGTGGATTTTACTTCTTACGTAGCATGTCTATAAGGGATATGACCTGTTATGATCAGTCTGTTCATTAGCTCACCTGACTttcttaagtaaatataattatatattagaaataaatattacttactgcGCATGGAAATCGTTGTaatgaatgatatttaattcaaacaagtCACTATCAATTTGACCAGATATTGCGTTTATAACTAAAATGAGCACCAAAATTACAGACATAGCGCCGTGTTTCGCGGATGGTCACTGCGTGGCGCATGCAGAATATATGATATCTGGAATCTTATCTCCCTACATTAACATCAgcttagtttaataattaatatcttatcattttatttaaatggtcACCAGTTCTATAGCTGGCAAAGGATCGCATTAATAGTAATCCACATGTATATACCTAAATAGGTTTGATATGTTATATTAAGAATAGATAACAGAAatccaataacaataaaatgtttactaaaCCGAttcgtattgatttttttacagtattataCGTCATAGTTACGGAACAGTCGTAGGCTAGAGCACTACGTTTGTGTATTGACAAGTTAAGATATACGTAGATTATCTCAACGTAGTTTACCAGACTAACGTTGacttattaaaaagttaagaaCTATTTTAGTCGATAGGTTTTTATTGAGGAGGTTAAAATGCTAACGACACATTcaagcaaaatataaaattatatcatactagctgaacttgcggctttacccgctcgaagtttaaaatacaaacttctAACTCCCGTTTTACctccttaggggtggagtttcgtaaaatctatCTTAGCGAATGTCTAGATACTATTAGGAATCTAcctaccaaatttcaagttCGTAGGGGTTATAGTTTctaagatttcgtgattaatcagtgagtggtattttgcttttatatagattttgtgATAAAGATTGTGGAATTAATACTGCAATGGTCAATGTCAGCGTACATCTAGAAAAAGGTAaagaaattttgtaataatgcCGCCcatgtcgaaaacaatttacgcCGAAATACAAGATCACTCTGCTCTAGTAAAAGACTAGGGGGCAGACTAAAAATTTATAGCAACGATGTTTGCGTTTAAAAAATGGGCAGAAATAAACGCTAGatttagttcaatttatttatcattttattaattttcaacaaaaGATGTACCTAATTGTAAGTGTtttctgtaaattttttttcaatttgcaaTTCTGGCCATAGTAGTAGATCTCTTAGTGATGTaactatttgataatatatctttgtgataaaattgtaaaaaagaaGCAGTTTAAGGATActgttgtatatatattctaatgttCACTCTTGCAGTCGGTTACTaatggtataaaaaataaaaatgtcgcCGTCACGAAATCCCTGGCAGTCGGCAgctatgatattaataaataaatatagattaaaatgcATAAAACATTCACTTCcgcaagtaaaaataaatatattttattaatgtcattCATTACGTTATAGAAACGAACTAAATCTACAGAAGGAAGTGCGTAAGAGAACTTCACTAAAAATTAAAGGTGTAATCAGTTTTGGGGATGTTAACCTCCATTTTAGACACttaaaaatttttgtaaaatattttgaaaaatacgcCGAAAGTATAAACGatgttttttactattttaaaagcaattctttacatatatgtaactcCGGAATGAGTCAGCCTTGATATTAGCCACATAAGATGTTGGTCTTGCCCCTGCACGTGTGGAGTGCCAATATATATActacacatttaaaaaagtacgaGTCGGACTCGCATACTCAGGGTTCGGTACCACCATAGAGATGGACAAACTTAAACCGATGTAACAACAAATTTACGGTTCTTTTCCTACACTTGTGCTGCAAGATATTGCTTCTTGAGAAATTTCATGACTCCAGGTCAACGGGGAGTACCCTCACAGGTTTTGATTTCCGTTGCAAATATATGGGAAATGCGACATACCGGCCATATCTATGTATTGCGCACATGAACGCAAACCAtagtatttggtattaattgCAACTTTCCACGTTTACGCGTTTCTGTGAAAAAGGGTCTTGACAGGCAGACAGAAAGACGGACACCGAAGTGATCTTATAAGGGTTCCTTTTTTCTAGAGATAAGGAACCCTAAAAAATGGGTACAACAAATAaaatccataattttatttcaagcatttattacaataaatttaaggaGACAAAAGctgtatttttaacaatatatatttttaataaatgcatgtGTGTTATacaatatcgaaatatatatttttaagaaatttaatcaaatgtcATCATTACACTCTCGGCAGTGGTACGCCTTaagttatcaaataaataattttgataaaatttaatacattctaCTTGGAAATTAAAGTTACAACATTGAAGTGTACATTTAACCATGCAAGCTTTTAACTTCGTTTGTAAGTATGTGTGGGTCAAACATTACAACTGCATTAAAACCACACAAACGATTGAGGTCAAATTTCGCGCATACCTCGAGTTGGTGATACTACAGTTTAGAACTTTGAATCCCTTTTTTTTAACTGGCcgtttacataaaaactttttttataaattatccatTCTGAAGTACgggtcatttttattttttatctgtaatgcattaagtactttaaaatcattttaatactaATCTGAAAGATACTATAACCtaagaattacaatttaatatatctaaaaggCACTTAGCAACATTTTTGttctttacatattaatataaataatcactaCAAAAATCTACTTACTTATAAGTGTTAGTAGTACTAGTAGTGGGTATTCAGCTAAACATCGATCTATCTCTTTCTGACACCATTAATTTGATGTTTGaatcagtagttcccaaacttatttttctcgtggaccaacTACTGGCATGTGTCcataaccacagtttgagagaa
Encoded proteins:
- the LOC113395642 gene encoding apyrase-like, producing MSVILVLILVINAISGQIDSDLFELNIIHYNDFHAHFDQIALSGGPCNPTEGDCIGGFSRLYTAIMQALEAEPDSLLLNGGDTFQGTIWYNFLRWNASQHFMNMLPHDAHVLGNHEFDHGVEGLLPYLQHLKSPMLGANVNTTFEPEMTPFVKNHIVVERNQRKIGIIGVLLRTFSAPTGRVIMEDELEAVNREAALLTEKGVDIIIVLSHVGYTSDISLAARMSSDVDIIVGGHSHSLLYNGEAPDGSRPVGEYPTIVTQDSGHRILIVQASCYTRYLGDIKLYIDKAGKIVSWKGQPIYLGTSIVRDPHIESLLEPWRQEVDAIGKEVLGRSLSALQRGCYRGECNLANWACDGLIDEVVGLARAGEWGGAHVCLMNAGGVRAHIDVGEITTEALLMAFPFENYVQLYDLKGEYILEALEFSVGVAISDPSNFYSSRMLQIGGLRAVYNASQPAGARVLRAAVRCLRCAVPRYEPLRRDKVYRVVSQSYIGDGGGGYTMLSQNRENLVTLDMDYVMLQRYLRRQGTVFKYLDGRIQIVN